The sequence ATCTTCCATACAGCGGACTGGCATCTCGGCAAAGTGCTGCAGGGGGTCTCACTGCTCGCAGAACAGCGCTTCGTCCTGGAGCAGTTCATCGAAGCGGTACGACAGGAAAAACCGGACGCTGTCATTATCGCCGGAGATCTGTACGACCGGTCCGTCCCCCCTGCAGATGCTGTCAACCTACTTGATGAAGTGCTTTGGACACTGACTGTCGACCTTGAAACACCGGTTCTTGCGGTAGCAGGCAACCACGACAGTCCGGCGCGGCTCCAGTTCGGCAGCCGGCTGATGAAGCGGACAGGCCTTTACATAGCAGGGAAACCCGAAAGCGATGGCGGCTGCATGACGGTTGAGATGGCGGATGAAAGCGGCCCCGTCGTCTTCCATTTGATCCCATTCGCCGATCCATCGGTCATCCGCAATTTGACGGGGGACGGCACAGTGGACAGCCATCACAGCGCGATGGAGAAAGTTATACAGAAAATCGGTGAGCTGGATGGCAATGCGCGCCACGTAGCTGTCGCCCATGCTTTCGTGACACCCGGCGGGAAGGCGGAGGAGAATACGAGTGATTCGGAACGGCCGCTCGCAATCGGGGGGGCAGAGTATGTCGCAGCCGATCTGTTCAGGAGATTCCATTACACAGCGCTCGGTCATCTGCATCAGGCCCATTTTGCGGGAGACGAAACGGTCCGGTACGCAGGATCGCCGATGAAATATTCCATCTCGGAAGAACATCATAGAAAAGGGTTTTTAGTTGTGACGATTGACGGGGATGGCAACACGGAAGTGGAGAAACGAGAGCTGTATCAGAATCGGGATATCCGTACGGTGAAGGCGCTGATGGAAGACCTGCTGAAATTTGAACGGAGTGATGATTATGTTTTCGTCAAACTTCTCGACACGGCGCCGGTGCTCTCCCCAATGGAAAAAGTGCGGTCGGTCTTTGCGAATGCCATGCATGTGGAACGGGTTGTGAACCGGCCGCTCCCTGATGGGGGAGTCTCGCGTGTTTCCGATATCGAACGCCTCGATGACCGATCGCTGTTCCGGTCGTTCTATGGAGAAATGACCGGCAGGCAGCCAGATGAAGAAACAGAAAAAATACTTGATGAAGTATTCCAGGAACTGCTGGATGGAGAGGAGCGGAACGGATGAGACCCGACCAGTTGACGATGACAGCATTCGGACCGTACCGTGATACGGAGACAGTGGATTTCACCAAGCTTAAGGAATATGGGCTGTTCGCCGTTTCGGGTGCCACAGGCGCAGGCAAGACGACAATCTTCGATGCGATCTGTTTTGCATTGTACGGACAGGCAAGCGGAGAGGATCGGACCGATATCCGCGCACTTCGCAGCGATTTTGCAAGAAACGATGTGCAGACAACAGTGGAATTGGTATTTTCACTGCAATCCCGCCGGTTCCGTGTATTCCGGCAAGTTCCCTATACGAAGGAAGGCAACAAGAGCGAAACGGGCGGTAAGGTCGAGTTTTACGAACTGACCGACCAGGGGGAACTGCCGGCTGTCGACCGTCAGATCGTCTCAGAAGTGAACAGGAAGGTCGAGGAGCTGATCGGCTTCACCTTAGCCCAGTTCAGCCAGATCGTCATGCTGCCGCAAGGGGAGTTCCGAAAGTTCCTGACATCGGATACGGAAAACAAAGAGATGATTTTGCGGAAGATCTTCAAGACGGAACGGTACCGGAACCTTGCAGATAAACTGAAGGTGAGGAAAGACGCCCTGGACAATGAATTACGTTCGTCACGTCTCACGATGGAACAGCTGGCGGCACATCTGCCGGGTGCCTTTCCGGAACGGGAATCGCGGCTGCACACCGAACTGAAGTCGGCATCCATCCATTATCACCGTCTGCTCGATGCACTGCAGGAGGAGGCGGATCATTACAGGGAGCAGTCGAAACAGAACAGTGACCGCTATAAGCGTGAGTATGAAGCCCACGGGAAAGCCCAGCAGGAATTCTCTTCAGCCGCTTCGCTGAACAGCCAATTCGACAATCTGGAAAAGAACAGAGCGGAGCGGCTTCGGCTGCAGGGGCAGGAGGAAGCAGTGCAGGCAGCACGGCTGCAGTTGAAAAAGGCGGAACATGCCGCCATCCTCGAAACGGCAGAACAGCGGGCAGCCGAAACCGCTGCCGAGATGAAAAAGCGGAAAGAAGAGCTCAGACTGGCCGAAGAAAAGCTTACGATTGCACAGCTTGCTGCATCTGAAGCGGAGGATCGCTGGAAAAGAGAACAGCTGAAAACTCCCCAGCGCGACGAAGCAGGGAAACAGCTCCTCACACTGCAGTCATACATGCCGGCGGTCCGGGAGCTGGAACAGCGGAAGTCGGAGATCATCCGTCTTGAGAAGCAGGCTGCTGAAGAACAGCAGCGCGCGATGAAGATGGCCGCCGATCTGCAGCGTGCAGCTGCTGGAACCGCAGAACTGAAGAATAGCATGCAGCAATTGGAACAGTCCGCAGAAGGATATGAAATTCTGCTTGAGCAGCTGAATCATGCCAGGGAGAGCCACAAACAAATCAGCGATTATATAGCTCTCCAAC comes from Sporosarcina trichiuri and encodes:
- a CDS encoding exonuclease SbcCD subunit D, with translation MKIFHTADWHLGKVLQGVSLLAEQRFVLEQFIEAVRQEKPDAVIIAGDLYDRSVPPADAVNLLDEVLWTLTVDLETPVLAVAGNHDSPARLQFGSRLMKRTGLYIAGKPESDGGCMTVEMADESGPVVFHLIPFADPSVIRNLTGDGTVDSHHSAMEKVIQKIGELDGNARHVAVAHAFVTPGGKAEENTSDSERPLAIGGAEYVAADLFRRFHYTALGHLHQAHFAGDETVRYAGSPMKYSISEEHHRKGFLVVTIDGDGNTEVEKRELYQNRDIRTVKALMEDLLKFERSDDYVFVKLLDTAPVLSPMEKVRSVFANAMHVERVVNRPLPDGGVSRVSDIERLDDRSLFRSFYGEMTGRQPDEETEKILDEVFQELLDGEERNG